One Amaranthus tricolor cultivar Red isolate AtriRed21 chromosome 1, ASM2621246v1, whole genome shotgun sequence DNA window includes the following coding sequences:
- the LOC130818126 gene encoding monothiol glutaredoxin-S11-like, producing the protein MDKVVDKVTRIASERGVVIFAKSSCCLCYAVNILFQELGATPFIYEVDKDPEGKEIEKVLMKLGSQSALPAVFIGGKLMGSTNEIMSLHLAGHLVPLLRPHGVCN; encoded by the coding sequence ATGGACAAGGTAGTAGACAAGGTGACAAGAATTGCATCAGAACGCGGAGTGGTGATCTTCGCCAAGAGCTCGTGTTGCCTATGCTACGCAGTCAACATTTTGTTCCAAGAACTCGGGGCTACCCCTTTTATCTACGAGGTAGATAAGGACCCCGAGGGCAAGGAAATTGAAAAAGTACTAATGAAACTCGGAAGCCAATCAGCTCTTCCAGCCGTGTTCATTGGAGGGAAGCTCATGGGATCCACCAACGAGATCATGTCCCTCCATTTAGCAGGGCATCTCGTCCCATTGCTTAGGCCTCACGGGGTGTGTAACTGA
- the LOC130818118 gene encoding uncharacterized protein LOC130818118 gives MAEKEPKNVVVVGGGIAGALLAKHLQNHAHLTLIDPKQYFEITWASLRSMVDLPFAEKSLINYSEFLPQVKLITSYATHISESEVITALGGHVPYDYLVIATGHVYPSPVTRSEGLFKYQEAFDKIKSSSSILIIGGGPTGVELAGEIVHDFPEKKITLVHRGSRLLQFIGPKASQKSLEWLTSKKVEVILDQSVDLTATTEGVYRTSGGETIMADHYFVCTGTPLGSSWLKDTILTNNLDIQGRLAVDKHLRVEGHKNIFALGDITNVPELKQGYLAMKHADVTAKNLRLLLGGGSEEKMGVYKAGRATAIVSLGKKDAVAEINGFTMSGCFPGFIKSRDLFVGRTRKTYGLKP, from the exons ATGGCGGAAAAGGAACCCAAAAATGTGGTGGTTGTTGGAGGAGGGATTGCTGGTGCTCTTCTTGCTAAGCATCTTCAAAATCATGCCCATCTTACTCTTATAGATCC AAAGCAGTATTTTGAGATCACATGGGCTTCATTGAGATCAATGGTGGATCTACCCTTTGCTGAAAAGTCCTTAATAAACTACAGTGAATTTCTCCCCCAAGTGAAATTGATTACTTCTTATGCCACACATATTTCGGAGAGTGAAGTCATAACCGCGCTTGGTGGTCATGTTCCATACGACTACCTTGTCATTGCCACAGGTCATGTATATCCTAGTCCTGTTACCAGAAGTGAAGGTCTTTTTAAGTACCAAGAAG CATTTGACAAGATAAAATCTTCAagttcaatattgatcattggaGGTGGTCCGACTGGCGTAGAGCTTGCTGGTGAAATTGTTCACGACTTTCCCGAAAAGAAAATTACTCTGGTACACCGTGGATCTAGATTGCTGCAATTTATCGGGCCTAAGGCATCACAGAAGTCTTTGGAGTGGTTGACATCGAAGAAAGTTGAAGTGATCCTCGATCAGTCTGTCGATTTGACAGCAACTACAGAAGGTGTTTATCGAACTTCTGGTGGAGAGACTATTATGGCAGATCACTACTTCGTGTGCACTGGGACTCCGTTAGGTTCCTCATGGCTTAAAGATACAATACTAACCAACAATTTGGACATCCAAGGAAGATTAGCTGTTGACAAGCACTTAAGGGTTGAGGGTCATAAAAACATCTTTGCTCTTGGAGATATTACTAATGTTCCT GAACTAAAACAAGGCTATTTGGCGATGAAGCATGCTGACGTAACTGCAAAGAATTTGAGGTTGCTGCTCGGAGGAGGGAGTGAGGAGAAAATGGGAGTTTACAAAGCGGGACGAGCAACAGCAATTGTTTCACTTGGAAAGAAAGATGCTGTGGCAGAAATCAATGGTTTTACAATGAGTGGATGTTTTCCTGGATTCATTAAGTCTAGAGATTTGTTTGTGGGTAGGACAAGGAAGACATATGGTCTTAAGCCTTAA